From the genome of Lotus japonicus ecotype B-129 chromosome 6, LjGifu_v1.2, one region includes:
- the LOC130726618 gene encoding uncharacterized protein LOC130726618, giving the protein MARTTTSCSSSSPSLGRSTATAVLRRGFCDCGERILYLTSHNDANPGRKFWRCKNWKSPTECGFFLWDDETVFDAAHRRTAIELTKTLHELGEMKKKVDDSKKDLDEMKIKAEEFKMKNDKVHRKLEKEIWKKNMAIVCLVVSWFWFVVMSGKVNVSV; this is encoded by the exons ATGGCAAGGACGACGACGTCTTGCAGTTCCTCGTCTCCGTCACTTGGTCGATCCACTGCTACTGCCGTCCTGCGTCGAGGCTTCTGTGACTGTGGAGAAAGGATCTTGTACCTGACCTCCCACAATGATGCCAATCCTGGAAGGAAGTTCTGGAGGTGCAAAAATTGGAAG TCACCAACAGAGTGTGGCTTCTTCTTGTGGGACGATGAAACTGTGTTTGACGCAGCACATAGAAGAACTGCAATTGAACTCACCAAAACACTACATGAGCTGGgtgagatgaagaagaaagtggaTGATAGCAAGAAGGACTTGGACGAGATGAAGATTAAAGCAGAAGAATTTAAGATGAAGAATGATAAGGTTCATAGGAAGCTTGAGAAAGAAATTTGGAAGAAGAATATGGCCATTGTGTGTCTTGTTGTGTCTTGGTTTTGGTTTGTGGTTATGTCAGGAAAAGTAAATGTTTCTGTGTAA